In Amycolatopsis methanolica 239, a single genomic region encodes these proteins:
- the eccD gene encoding type VII secretion integral membrane protein EccD, with protein MTVVAPRTRIDVALPADVAVADLMPMLLDMARETSPDGGARHGGWALAKLGDAPLDPSRTLASLGIVDGDLLQLRKRNDNPPPPLYDDVVDAIADAQPDTFRPWTKETARRIGHIAGGLALFTAAVALFFGGPLFGGNGLAAALTAGVAAIACLAVGATLAKAYQAEATGVVIAAAGGLPFAFVAGFYAVPGLTVRANLLLASGLVVILAAVAIMIMGAGITTFIAAATAGVIGVVAFTIATLIAHPAAGIAAGTAAGALALISLLPRATIWLAKLPLPHVPGTAEELKEDTTFPDYTEIERRTAVAHNYMTGLLIGCGSATAIAAIITATAPGVWGILTAAVATMVLLLRARSYANGSQAVALLTTGIVSGAGILLGWLGTQTPMGRLLWVFGVLVIIGAGSLVVGVVFPNQRFSPPLRRTVEIFEAICIATVLPLALAVMDLYATLRHISFG; from the coding sequence GTGACGGTGGTCGCGCCCCGGACCAGGATCGACGTGGCGCTGCCCGCCGACGTCGCGGTCGCCGACCTGATGCCGATGCTGCTCGACATGGCCAGGGAGACCTCGCCGGACGGCGGCGCCCGCCACGGCGGCTGGGCGCTGGCCAAGCTGGGCGACGCACCGCTCGACCCGAGCCGGACGCTCGCCTCGCTCGGCATCGTCGACGGCGACCTGCTGCAGCTGCGCAAGCGCAACGACAACCCGCCGCCGCCGCTGTACGACGACGTGGTCGACGCGATCGCCGACGCCCAGCCGGACACCTTCCGGCCGTGGACCAAGGAGACCGCGCGGCGCATCGGGCACATCGCCGGCGGCCTGGCGCTGTTCACCGCGGCCGTGGCCCTGTTCTTCGGCGGCCCGCTGTTCGGCGGGAACGGCCTGGCCGCCGCGCTCACCGCGGGTGTCGCCGCGATCGCGTGCCTCGCGGTCGGCGCGACGCTGGCCAAGGCGTACCAGGCCGAGGCGACCGGGGTGGTGATCGCCGCCGCGGGCGGGCTGCCGTTCGCGTTCGTCGCCGGTTTCTACGCCGTGCCCGGCCTGACCGTGCGGGCCAACCTGCTGCTGGCCAGCGGGCTCGTGGTGATCCTGGCCGCGGTCGCGATCATGATCATGGGCGCGGGCATCACGACGTTCATCGCCGCCGCCACGGCCGGTGTGATCGGGGTGGTCGCGTTCACCATCGCGACCCTGATCGCGCACCCGGCGGCCGGCATCGCCGCCGGCACCGCGGCAGGCGCACTCGCGCTGATCTCGCTGCTGCCGCGCGCGACGATCTGGCTGGCCAAGCTGCCGCTGCCGCACGTGCCGGGCACCGCGGAGGAGCTCAAAGAGGACACCACGTTCCCGGACTACACCGAGATCGAGCGCCGCACGGCCGTCGCCCACAACTACATGACCGGCCTGCTGATCGGGTGCGGCAGCGCGACCGCGATCGCCGCGATCATCACCGCGACCGCTCCCGGCGTGTGGGGCATCCTCACCGCCGCCGTCGCGACCATGGTGCTGCTGCTGCGCGCCCGCTCCTACGCCAACGGCAGCCAGGCCGTCGCGCTGCTGACCACGGGCATCGTGTCCGGCGCCGGCATCCTGCTCGGCTGGCTCGGCACGCAGACCCCGATGGGCCGCCTGCTGTGGGTGTTCGGGGTGCTGGTGATCATCGGCGCCGGTTCGCTGGTCGTCGGCGTCGTGTTCCCCAACCAGCGGTTCTCGCCGCCGCTGCGCCGCACCGTCGAGATCTTCGAGGCGATCTGCATCGCCACCGTGCTGCCGCTCGCGCTGGCCGTCATGGACCTGTACGCCACGCTGCGGCACATCTCGTTCGGCTGA